A region from the Paenibacillus humicola genome encodes:
- a CDS encoding NUDIX domain-containing protein, giving the protein MLEKTGDYQEKTIGTQPIYEGKIISLQVDTVRLPGGRTATREIVRHPGAAAVLALIEDKMLVVEQYRKPMEKFQIEIPAGKLDPGEDPMEAAARELEEETGYRAGRLRPISAFYTSPGFADEKLYLYAAEELVKGESRPDEDEFLAVEAITFEQAQQYIREERISDAKTMLAVYAWHLYRLTGQF; this is encoded by the coding sequence CGATCGGCACGCAGCCGATTTATGAGGGGAAAATCATTTCGCTGCAGGTTGATACGGTGCGGCTGCCGGGCGGGAGAACCGCGACCCGGGAAATCGTGCGCCATCCCGGCGCGGCAGCCGTCCTGGCGCTGATCGAGGACAAAATGCTGGTGGTGGAGCAGTACCGCAAGCCGATGGAGAAATTCCAGATCGAGATTCCTGCTGGCAAGCTGGATCCCGGAGAGGATCCGATGGAAGCGGCGGCCCGCGAGCTGGAGGAGGAGACCGGCTATCGTGCGGGCCGTCTGCGTCCGATAAGCGCTTTTTATACGTCGCCCGGGTTTGCCGACGAGAAGCTGTATCTGTATGCCGCGGAGGAGCTGGTCAAGGGGGAAAGCAGGCCGGACGAGGACGAATTTTTGGCGGTGGAGGCGATCACCTTCGAGCAGGCGCAGCAGTATATCCGCGAGGAACGGATCAGTGACGCGAAAACGATGCTCGCGGTTTATGCCTGGCACCTTTACCGCCTGACGGGACAATTTTAG
- the xerD gene encoding site-specific tyrosine recombinase XerD: protein MRAHLEAFMRYLQDEKRLSHSTLGSYERDLEGFLAFAAEQGLQGPGDIQKHHVSRYMLGLKQQGRANATVIRHAVSIRSFFHYLLRERIVGHDPTLELDTPKPVRKLPTILSVGDVERLLSAPEATAGGIRDKAMLELLYATGIRVSELVALDLPDVNISLGFIRCGGAAGRERVVPMGAVACEALTAYADSVRGRLLRGGDAENALFLNQLGTRMTRQGFWKIVKKYAAEAGITLDITPHTLRHSFAAHLLENGADLRSVQEMLGHADISTTQVYAQVAKTRIKDVYNGAHPRAKVK, encoded by the coding sequence ATGAGAGCCCATTTAGAAGCCTTTATGCGTTACCTTCAGGATGAAAAGCGGCTTTCGCACAGCACGCTCGGTTCGTATGAGCGCGATCTGGAAGGCTTTCTTGCGTTTGCCGCGGAACAGGGCCTTCAAGGACCGGGCGACATTCAGAAGCATCACGTCTCGCGTTATATGCTCGGGCTGAAGCAGCAGGGCCGCGCCAACGCGACGGTTATCCGCCATGCGGTTTCAATCCGGTCGTTTTTTCATTATTTGCTCCGCGAGCGGATTGTCGGCCATGATCCGACGCTGGAGCTGGATACGCCGAAACCCGTAAGGAAGCTGCCGACCATTTTGTCGGTCGGCGATGTCGAGCGGCTTCTTTCCGCGCCGGAAGCTACGGCCGGCGGCATTCGCGACAAGGCGATGCTCGAGCTGCTCTATGCGACGGGCATCCGTGTTTCCGAGCTGGTGGCGCTCGATTTGCCCGACGTGAACATTTCGCTCGGATTTATCCGCTGCGGCGGAGCCGCGGGGCGCGAGCGCGTCGTCCCGATGGGGGCGGTCGCCTGCGAGGCGCTGACGGCTTACGCCGATTCCGTGCGGGGAAGGCTGCTGCGCGGCGGCGATGCGGAGAACGCGCTTTTTCTGAATCAGCTCGGAACCCGGATGACGCGGCAGGGCTTCTGGAAAATCGTAAAAAAATACGCGGCGGAAGCGGGCATTACCCTTGACATTACGCCGCACACGCTCCGACATTCCTTTGCCGCCCATTTGCTCGAGAACGGCGCCGATCTCCGCTCCGTGCAGGAGATGCTCGGCCATGCCGATATTTCAACGACGCAGGTGTATGCGCAGGTGGCCAAGACGCGCATTAAAGACGTTTACAACGGCGCTCATCCGAGAGCGAAAGTAAAATAA
- a CDS encoding endonuclease Q family protein, with protein sequence MEDWKSLRRIFADLHLHIGRTEKGEPVKISASRDLTFREIAREAAERKGIGLLGVIDCHSPAVQEDIADLLETGEMTEVPGGGIRYRNTTLLLGAEIETRDEGFGPAHHLIYLPTFDAMRAFTDWMSRHMRNVRLSSQRIYVSSRRLQEEAKERGGLFIPAHIFTPHKSLFGSCSDRLGDTLDPALIDAVELGLSSDSLMAGLVPDLDELPFVTNSDAHSLAKIGREYNELLLGEPSFAELKLALTGREGRRIAANYGLNPALGKYHRTYCLGCGSLAGEEAAMERCPMCGSPKIVRGVMDRIDELGRAAGRSEPAVAPDRPPYRYQVPLEFIPGVGKRTLEKLLARFGTEMAVLHDAPEDEIAAAAGAAAARTIAEARSGRVRLAAGGGGTYGRISR encoded by the coding sequence ATGGAGGACTGGAAGTCGCTGCGCCGCATTTTCGCCGACCTGCACCTCCATATCGGCCGGACGGAAAAGGGCGAGCCGGTTAAAATTAGCGCCAGCCGCGATTTGACGTTTCGCGAAATCGCCCGCGAAGCGGCGGAGCGCAAGGGCATCGGTCTGCTCGGCGTGATCGACTGCCATTCGCCGGCCGTGCAGGAGGATATCGCGGACCTCCTGGAAACCGGCGAAATGACGGAAGTACCGGGCGGCGGCATCCGTTACCGGAATACGACGCTGCTGCTCGGGGCGGAAATCGAAACGCGCGACGAAGGGTTCGGTCCGGCGCATCATCTCATTTATTTGCCGACGTTTGACGCCATGCGCGCGTTCACGGATTGGATGAGCCGGCATATGCGGAATGTGCGGCTCAGCTCGCAGCGCATTTACGTCTCCTCGCGCCGGCTGCAGGAGGAAGCGAAGGAACGCGGTGGCCTATTCATCCCCGCGCATATTTTCACCCCGCATAAAAGCTTGTTCGGCAGCTGCTCGGACCGGCTGGGCGATACGCTCGATCCGGCGCTGATCGACGCCGTGGAGCTGGGCCTCAGCTCCGACAGCCTGATGGCGGGACTCGTTCCGGACCTCGACGAGCTGCCGTTCGTCACGAATTCCGACGCGCATTCGCTGGCCAAAATCGGGCGGGAATACAACGAGCTGCTGCTTGGCGAACCGTCCTTCGCGGAGCTGAAGCTGGCGCTGACCGGCAGGGAAGGACGGCGAATAGCCGCCAACTATGGACTCAATCCCGCGCTGGGCAAGTACCACCGGACATACTGTCTCGGCTGCGGATCGCTGGCCGGGGAGGAAGCGGCGATGGAACGGTGCCCGATGTGCGGCAGTCCGAAGATCGTCCGCGGGGTCATGGACCGAATTGATGAGCTCGGCCGTGCGGCCGGCCGCTCTGAGCCGGCGGTTGCGCCTGACCGGCCTCCGTACCGCTATCAGGTGCCGCTTGAATTTATTCCGGGCGTCGGCAAACGGACGCTGGAGAAGCTGCTTGCCCGTTTCGGCACGGAAATGGCCGTGCTGCACGATGCGCCGGAGGATGAAATCGCCGCTGCTGCCGGAGCTGCGGCGGCGAGAACGATTGCGGAGGCAAGAAGCGGCAGGGTCCGGCTGGCTGCGGGCGGGGGCGGCACTTACGGCAGGATAAGCCGGTAA
- a CDS encoding DUF4227 family protein, protein MVVSVRKMVRRLIFIVLLVLLTFVTYGSCRYIAAWIAPDDPYRVPQGQALKVFQPGLGGTGSESIVDRLRLFYWYGE, encoded by the coding sequence ATGGTCGTTTCGGTGCGCAAAATGGTCAGGCGGCTCATATTCATCGTCCTGCTGGTCCTTCTCACCTTCGTCACGTACGGCAGCTGCCGGTATATCGCGGCATGGATCGCTCCGGATGATCCGTACCGCGTCCCGCAGGGGCAGGCCCTCAAAGTGTTTCAGCCGGGGCTGGGCGGCACCGGAAGCGAATCGATTGTGGACCGGCTGCGGCTGTTTTACTGGTACGGCGAGTGA
- the ald gene encoding alanine dehydrogenase, producing MIIGVPKEVKPSEYRVALTPAGAGMLIAAGHDVVVETGAGEGSGFTDDAYTAEGAGIAAAAAEVWAKADMIMKVKEPLPEEFGYFREKLLLFTYLHLAAAPQLAGALADSGVSGVAYETIQLLGGSLPLLTPMSEVAGRMAVQVGAQFLEAFYGGRGILLGGVPGVPPAEVIILGGGIVGTNAAKIALGMGADVVILEKSADRMRYIDDIFGGRVRTLMSNPYNIASAVRKADLLIGAVLIPGARAPHLVTEEMVKTMKKGAVIVDVAVDQGGTIETIDRVTTHKDPVYEKHGVIHYAVANMPGAVPRTSTLALTNVTLPYAFELATDGLEKAVRRNESLRKGVNTYKGRITHPQVAQAVGRPYIPLDQLLDSTPFDQLN from the coding sequence ATGATCATCGGGGTTCCGAAAGAAGTCAAACCGAGCGAATACCGGGTCGCGCTCACCCCGGCCGGAGCCGGCATGCTGATCGCGGCCGGGCACGATGTGGTCGTGGAAACAGGGGCCGGCGAGGGAAGCGGTTTTACGGACGACGCTTATACCGCCGAAGGCGCCGGAATTGCCGCAGCGGCGGCGGAAGTGTGGGCGAAGGCCGACATGATCATGAAAGTAAAGGAGCCGCTGCCGGAGGAATTCGGCTATTTCCGGGAGAAGCTGCTGCTGTTTACGTATTTGCATCTGGCGGCCGCACCTCAGCTGGCAGGCGCACTTGCAGACAGCGGAGTATCCGGCGTTGCGTATGAAACGATCCAGCTGCTAGGAGGAAGTCTGCCGCTGCTGACCCCGATGAGCGAGGTGGCCGGCCGGATGGCCGTCCAGGTCGGAGCGCAGTTTCTGGAAGCCTTCTATGGCGGCCGCGGCATTTTGCTCGGCGGCGTGCCGGGCGTCCCGCCGGCTGAGGTGATCATACTGGGCGGCGGCATCGTCGGGACGAATGCCGCAAAAATTGCGCTCGGCATGGGGGCGGACGTCGTCATTTTGGAGAAAAGCGCGGACCGGATGCGCTATATCGACGATATATTCGGGGGCCGCGTGCGGACGCTGATGTCGAACCCGTACAATATCGCCAGCGCCGTCCGGAAAGCCGATCTGCTGATCGGCGCGGTTCTGATTCCGGGGGCGAGGGCGCCGCACCTCGTCACGGAGGAAATGGTGAAAACAATGAAAAAAGGGGCCGTCATCGTGGACGTGGCCGTCGACCAGGGCGGTACGATCGAGACGATCGACCGCGTGACGACACATAAGGACCCGGTATACGAGAAGCATGGCGTCATTCATTATGCTGTCGCCAACATGCCGGGCGCCGTGCCCCGAACGTCGACGCTGGCGCTGACGAACGTCACGCTGCCGTATGCGTTCGAGCTGGCGACCGACGGGCTCGAAAAGGCGGTTCGCCGCAATGAATCGCTGCGCAAGGGCGTCAATACGTACAAAGGCCGGATCACGCATCCCCAGGTCGCCCAGGCGGTCGGCCGGCCCTATATTCCGCTCGACCAGCTGCTCGACAGCACCCCCTTCGACCAGTTGAACTGA
- a CDS encoding Fur family transcriptional regulator — protein sequence MESRIEKIKQQLQSQGYKLTPQREATVRVLLENEEDHLSAEDVFMLVKDKAPEIGLATVYRTLELLSELHVVEKMNFGDGVARYDLRADNSKHHHHHLICVQCGSMEEIKEDWLGPLEERLEREYGFMVIDHRLDFQGICRRCREKNEQ from the coding sequence ATGGAGTCCCGGATCGAGAAAATCAAGCAGCAGCTTCAGTCTCAAGGGTACAAGCTGACCCCGCAGCGCGAAGCGACGGTGCGCGTGCTTCTGGAGAACGAGGAAGACCATTTGAGCGCGGAGGACGTGTTCATGCTCGTCAAGGACAAGGCGCCGGAGATCGGTCTTGCGACGGTCTACCGCACGCTCGAGCTGCTCAGCGAACTGCATGTCGTGGAGAAAATGAACTTCGGCGACGGGGTTGCCAGGTACGATTTGCGCGCGGATAACAGCAAGCATCATCATCATCATCTAATTTGCGTCCAATGCGGCTCGATGGAGGAGATCAAGGAAGATTGGCTCGGACCGCTTGAGGAAAGACTTGAGCGGGAATACGGCTTTATGGTCATCGACCATCGTCTGGATTTTCAAGGCATTTGCAGGCGATGCCGGGAAAAGAACGAACAGTAA
- the spoIIM gene encoding stage II sporulation protein M has product MRSQAGLPLLRKELTLLIFVTVIFVVGLVFGALLVNALTMDQQRELAENVQLLAKRALADAPGAGGGDFAGRAAFYAKWLLLIWVLGVTVVGMPLVLALDFFKGVLVGFAVATLVNEHAWRGLLFSLASVAPQNLIVVPALLIASVSALSFSLYVIRSRLLNRYGTLSGPLAAHTSTALLMLLIATGAALVETYASPVLLKWAAPLIYGA; this is encoded by the coding sequence ATGCGTTCGCAGGCAGGGCTGCCGCTGCTTAGAAAGGAATTGACGCTGCTAATATTCGTAACGGTTATTTTTGTCGTCGGACTTGTGTTCGGAGCGCTCCTGGTCAACGCGCTGACGATGGATCAGCAGCGGGAGCTCGCGGAAAACGTGCAGCTGCTTGCGAAACGGGCGCTGGCGGATGCGCCTGGTGCGGGCGGCGGCGATTTTGCCGGACGGGCCGCTTTTTATGCGAAATGGCTGCTTCTCATTTGGGTGCTTGGCGTAACGGTCGTCGGCATGCCGCTGGTGCTGGCGCTCGATTTTTTCAAAGGCGTGCTCGTCGGCTTTGCCGTCGCGACGCTCGTGAACGAGCATGCGTGGAGAGGACTTCTGTTTTCGCTTGCTTCCGTCGCTCCGCAGAATCTGATTGTTGTCCCGGCGCTTCTGATTGCGAGCGTCTCGGCCTTATCCTTCTCGCTGTACGTCATCCGCAGCCGGCTGTTGAACCGGTACGGAACATTAAGCGGTCCGCTTGCGGCTCATACGTCGACCGCCCTGCTCATGCTGCTCATCGCCACGGGGGCTGCGCTTGTCGAAACATACGCTTCACCGGTGCTTCTGAAGTGGGCTGCGCCGCTGATTTACGGGGCTTGA
- a CDS encoding phosphopentomutase has translation MKFQRIALIVLDSVGIGELPDAASFGDAGSHTIGHILNRVPSLSLPHLRGWGLDRIERLGGWQPESGPSAYYGKMAEVSVGKDTMTGHWELAGLKVTVPFRTFPDGFPRELLDAFESRTGRGVLGNKPASGTEIIAELGEEQQRTGKWIVYTSADSVFQIAAHEEAIPLEELYEACKIARELTLDDRYAVGRVIARPYTGKPGNFVRTPNRHDYAVKPPQPTVLSSLKENGFDVIAVGKINDIFSGEGITEALPTKSNADGIAKTSEALGRSFKGLLFTNLVDFDSLYGHRRDPQGYAGALEEFDRAVPELAGRLTERDLLIVTADHGNDPTHPGTDHTREYVPLLVYGPALKRSGNLGVRSTFADVAATIADNFGVKAPDHGTSFLGELQ, from the coding sequence ATGAAATTCCAGCGCATCGCGCTGATCGTCCTCGACAGCGTCGGCATCGGCGAGCTGCCCGACGCGGCGTCGTTCGGCGATGCCGGATCGCATACGATCGGCCACATCTTGAACCGTGTTCCGTCGCTGTCGCTGCCGCATCTGCGCGGCTGGGGACTCGACCGGATCGAACGGCTCGGAGGCTGGCAGCCCGAAAGCGGCCCGTCCGCTTATTATGGCAAAATGGCGGAAGTGTCCGTCGGGAAGGACACGATGACCGGACACTGGGAGCTGGCCGGGCTGAAGGTGACGGTTCCGTTCCGCACCTTTCCGGACGGATTTCCGCGCGAGCTGCTGGACGCGTTCGAAAGCCGTACGGGCCGCGGCGTGCTCGGCAACAAACCGGCCAGCGGCACGGAAATTATCGCCGAGCTCGGCGAGGAGCAGCAGCGGACGGGAAAATGGATCGTCTATACTTCGGCCGACAGCGTATTTCAAATTGCGGCCCACGAAGAAGCCATTCCGCTCGAGGAGCTGTACGAAGCCTGCAAAATCGCCCGCGAGCTGACGCTTGACGACCGTTACGCGGTCGGACGCGTGATCGCCAGGCCGTATACCGGCAAGCCGGGCAACTTCGTCCGCACGCCGAACCGTCACGATTACGCGGTCAAGCCGCCGCAGCCGACGGTGCTGAGTTCCTTGAAGGAGAACGGCTTCGACGTCATTGCGGTCGGCAAAATCAACGATATTTTCAGCGGCGAAGGGATTACGGAAGCGCTGCCGACCAAAAGCAACGCCGACGGCATCGCCAAAACGAGCGAAGCGCTTGGCCGCTCTTTCAAGGGGCTGCTGTTTACGAATCTGGTCGACTTCGATTCGCTATACGGCCACCGCCGGGACCCGCAAGGCTATGCCGGTGCGCTCGAGGAATTCGACCGCGCCGTTCCGGAGCTGGCCGGACGCCTCACGGAACGCGATCTGCTGATCGTGACCGCCGACCACGGCAACGACCCGACGCACCCGGGCACCGACCATACGCGGGAATACGTGCCGCTGCTCGTGTACGGGCCTGCACTTAAGCGTTCTGGAAATCTTGGCGTCCGTTCGACCTTCGCCGACGTCGCGGCCACGATTGCCGACAATTTCGGCGTGAAGGCTCCGGACCACGGCACGTCG
- a CDS encoding S8 family peptidase: protein MQNVERLLVSCARPSGSGATRKMIGFKSRSSFKRCARELSKRGLGPVKLIRGGFILCCNLSRSEASRFNQLLHHPDIRFVEPDFKIRAHARPAPFGKAEASDAAIKRGKRTRPFLRRGRIGPLPLRGRAHESAEGTTWNVSRVQAPKVWKRTKGDGVPVAIIDTGIAPHPDLHIAGGVNTIGGRSYTDDNGHGTHVAGIAAALGTNGMIPGVAPKVKLFAVKALDAAGEGYISSIIDGIDWCIRNGMKVINMSFGLSGATSSALRQSIQRARRKGIVVIASAGNGGIFSGGIDEPASFPETIAVAASTIQNQIASFSSRGKGIDVAAPGTAIKSTWPGGGYKTLSGTSMASPHVAGGAALLLAINPKLRPYQISRKLRNTALKLSGFSSRSQGAGLIRLARAAKVSRSGSGAARRRRSK from the coding sequence GTGCAAAACGTCGAACGATTGCTGGTCAGCTGCGCACGCCCGTCCGGTTCCGGGGCAACTCGGAAAATGATCGGCTTCAAGAGCCGATCTTCCTTTAAGCGCTGCGCCCGCGAGCTGTCCAAACGGGGGCTCGGGCCGGTCAAATTGATTCGCGGAGGCTTTATCCTTTGCTGCAATTTGAGCCGGTCCGAGGCGAGCCGGTTCAATCAGCTGCTCCATCATCCCGACATCCGGTTCGTCGAGCCGGATTTTAAAATCCGCGCCCATGCCCGGCCTGCACCGTTTGGTAAAGCCGAAGCATCGGATGCCGCCATCAAACGGGGAAAGCGTACGCGCCCTTTTTTGCGGCGAGGGCGAATCGGGCCGCTCCCGCTGCGCGGCCGGGCACATGAAAGCGCCGAAGGGACGACATGGAACGTCAGCCGCGTGCAGGCGCCGAAGGTATGGAAGAGGACGAAGGGCGATGGCGTTCCGGTCGCCATCATCGATACCGGCATTGCGCCGCATCCCGACCTGCACATTGCCGGAGGCGTCAATACGATCGGCGGAAGATCCTATACGGACGATAACGGTCACGGGACGCATGTCGCCGGCATCGCCGCCGCCCTCGGTACGAACGGCATGATCCCCGGCGTCGCGCCCAAGGTAAAGCTGTTTGCGGTTAAAGCGCTCGATGCGGCGGGCGAGGGGTACATTTCGAGCATCATTGACGGCATCGACTGGTGCATTCGCAACGGGATGAAGGTGATCAATATGAGCTTCGGCCTCTCCGGCGCCACAAGCTCCGCTCTGCGCCAGTCGATCCAGCGCGCCCGCCGAAAAGGAATCGTGGTCATCGCATCCGCGGGAAACGGCGGCATCTTCAGCGGAGGGATCGACGAGCCGGCAAGCTTTCCGGAGACGATCGCCGTTGCCGCGTCGACCATTCAGAACCAGATTGCTTCTTTCAGCAGCCGGGGCAAAGGCATTGACGTTGCCGCACCCGGCACGGCAATCAAATCGACCTGGCCGGGCGGCGGCTACAAGACGCTGTCGGGCACGAGCATGGCGTCCCCGCATGTCGCCGGCGGAGCGGCGCTGCTGCTCGCGATCAATCCGAAGCTGCGGCCGTACCAGATTTCGCGAAAGCTTCGCAATACCGCGCTGAAGCTGTCCGGCTTCTCCTCGCGGTCGCAGGGGGCCGGCCTGATCCGGCTTGCCCGTGCCGCCAAAGTCTCCCGCTCCGGCTCGGGCGCGGCCCGCAGACGCCGGTCCAAATAA